From the Acidicapsa ligni genome, one window contains:
- a CDS encoding inositol monophosphatase family protein — protein MTQDSLQHRLLIACAVAREAGVLQKRRFLDRDAMSFKFKGPHDYLTATDGEVEKLVRERLLGAFPGDTFLGEEDGGQVSDRTWVVDPIDGTSNFARGIAHFCVSIAFVLNGVASIGVIYAPMSDELFAAATGMGATLNGEKIKTTKVTQLDQSLLEMGRASRQPQAAYLSVLEKVMSKGVALRGGGSGALAVANVAAGRVDACMETHMYSWDCLAGLVLVKEAGGRVNDFLAGDGLLKGNAILASAAGIADELSELFNLPLLA, from the coding sequence ATGACACAAGATTCTTTGCAACATCGGCTGTTGATTGCCTGCGCCGTAGCTCGCGAGGCGGGAGTTCTGCAGAAGCGTCGCTTTCTGGATCGCGACGCCATGAGCTTCAAATTCAAAGGCCCACACGATTACCTCACCGCAACAGACGGTGAGGTAGAAAAGCTGGTGCGTGAACGCCTGCTAGGCGCTTTCCCCGGAGACACATTTCTGGGCGAAGAAGATGGCGGCCAGGTGAGCGACCGCACATGGGTCGTCGATCCAATCGATGGCACGTCCAACTTTGCCCGCGGCATCGCACATTTCTGCGTGTCCATTGCCTTTGTGTTGAATGGCGTAGCCTCAATCGGCGTGATCTATGCACCGATGAGCGATGAATTGTTTGCCGCCGCGACCGGTATGGGCGCAACTCTGAACGGTGAGAAGATCAAGACAACAAAGGTTACGCAGCTAGATCAATCCCTGCTTGAAATGGGGCGCGCTTCGCGGCAGCCACAGGCAGCCTATCTCTCCGTGCTGGAAAAAGTAATGAGCAAAGGTGTGGCTCTTCGCGGAGGCGGGTCAGGCGCATTGGCTGTGGCCAACGTTGCCGCCGGACGCGTCGATGCCTGCATGGAGACACATATGTATTCCTGGGATTGCCTCGCCGGACTGGTCCTCGTGAAAGAAGCAGGCGGCCGAGTCAATGACTTTCTAGCTGGCGACGGCCTGTTGAAAGGCAATGCCATACTGGCTTCCGCTGCCGGCATTGCAGACGAATTATCTGAATTATTTAATCTTCCTCTTCTGGCGTAG
- a CDS encoding ABC transporter permease, translating into MDNLRDDLKHALHMFVKNPAFTIAVVAALALGIGADTAIFSVVNTVLLKPLSYPEPDRIVQILLTSPDGEGPGASATKLHVWQEQTSVFQDVAGYDGGGGMNLTGGIPEQVHGVHVTEGYFRVFGAPFALGRGFTRDEDRPHGGNVVVVSNGLWKRKFGSDPHLIGRSISIANLPYTVVGVTGDFDTDPAADLWIPYQFDPNTSDQAHYFVAAARMRPGITLSQVQAQLKLAAAEFNRKYPGANQRGGFDAQLLKDSVVSDVRSSLLVLVGAVSFVLLIACANVANLLMVRAASRRREFAIRSALGAGRGRIIRQLLTESIVLALAGGILGMILGVVGVRALLASSPGDIPRIGENGVLVGLDWHVALFTLGISFLTGILFGLVPAIEASKPDLSSAMKENSKGSGGSLRTSKMRSLLVVSEVSLALVLLIGASLLIRTFVALRLVDPGFNSHNVLTAEMAMNGPNFEKTAGVAQVIREGRQRLNAMPGVVTAAATNSMPLVGGFGLPFTIVGRPQNGQPDGAGWMAVSPGYYDAFKIPILHGRDFTDNDTGGAQGVALINEAMAKQFWKKGENPVGQQILIGHGVGPEFEEPARLIVGVVGDVRDGGLNRNPEPKMIVPLAQMTDGLTELNSKVAPISWIIRTKVEPHQLTAMVSEELRKSSGGLPVARVRSMEEIVVRSTARQDFNMLLLSIFGGSALILAAIGIYGLMAYSVQQRTQEIGIRMAMGADRGRITKLVVWQGMRLALAGVVIGMGAAFGLTHLIASLLYGVKGWDPFVFISVPIILTGVALLAVWLPAQRASRLNPMEALRTE; encoded by the coding sequence GTGGACAATTTACGTGATGACCTGAAGCATGCCCTGCACATGTTTGTTAAGAATCCGGCGTTTACCATCGCGGTAGTTGCCGCGTTGGCGCTTGGAATCGGGGCTGACACCGCTATCTTCTCCGTGGTGAATACCGTGCTGCTCAAGCCACTGTCCTACCCAGAGCCAGACAGGATTGTACAGATTCTGCTCACGAGTCCGGACGGTGAAGGCCCGGGCGCGTCGGCGACCAAACTGCATGTGTGGCAGGAACAAACCAGTGTCTTCCAGGACGTGGCAGGCTACGATGGCGGCGGTGGCATGAACCTGACCGGAGGCATTCCCGAGCAGGTTCACGGCGTGCATGTGACCGAGGGCTACTTCCGCGTCTTTGGAGCGCCATTCGCACTGGGTAGAGGATTCACTCGCGACGAAGACCGGCCACATGGCGGCAATGTCGTGGTGGTGAGCAATGGGCTATGGAAGCGTAAGTTCGGGAGCGATCCACATCTGATTGGCAGGTCGATTTCAATCGCCAATCTACCTTACACCGTGGTTGGAGTGACTGGCGATTTCGACACAGACCCGGCTGCCGATCTATGGATTCCATACCAGTTCGACCCAAATACGAGCGACCAGGCACACTATTTTGTCGCTGCGGCGCGGATGAGGCCGGGAATAACGCTATCCCAGGTACAGGCTCAGTTAAAGCTGGCTGCGGCGGAATTTAACCGCAAGTATCCCGGGGCCAATCAGCGCGGCGGGTTTGATGCACAGTTACTCAAAGACTCCGTCGTTAGCGACGTGCGCTCGTCTCTGCTGGTGCTGGTTGGCGCGGTAAGTTTTGTGCTGCTGATTGCCTGCGCCAACGTGGCCAACCTGCTGATGGTACGCGCTGCAAGCCGGCGGCGGGAGTTCGCCATTCGCTCAGCGCTCGGCGCGGGACGCGGCCGCATCATTCGTCAGTTGCTGACGGAGAGCATCGTGCTGGCACTCGCTGGCGGAATACTCGGGATGATTCTGGGAGTCGTAGGAGTGCGGGCGCTGCTGGCATCGAGCCCCGGCGATATTCCCAGAATTGGTGAAAATGGAGTGCTGGTCGGTTTGGACTGGCATGTCGCACTTTTCACGCTGGGCATCTCGTTTCTGACCGGGATTCTCTTTGGACTTGTTCCTGCGATTGAAGCCTCGAAGCCCGATCTCAGCAGCGCCATGAAAGAGAACAGCAAGGGATCGGGCGGCAGCCTGCGGACCAGCAAGATGCGTTCTCTGCTGGTGGTGAGCGAGGTTTCGCTCGCGCTGGTTCTGCTAATTGGCGCTTCCCTGCTGATTCGGACTTTTGTGGCTCTGCGATTGGTCGATCCGGGCTTCAACTCGCACAACGTCCTGACCGCTGAGATGGCCATGAATGGGCCGAATTTTGAGAAGACTGCCGGAGTGGCGCAAGTGATACGCGAGGGGCGGCAGAGGCTGAACGCGATGCCCGGCGTGGTCACGGCCGCAGCAACGAATTCGATGCCTTTAGTGGGCGGGTTTGGTTTGCCCTTCACTATCGTGGGGCGGCCACAGAACGGCCAGCCTGACGGCGCAGGATGGATGGCCGTATCCCCTGGATATTACGACGCCTTCAAGATCCCCATTCTGCATGGGCGCGATTTTACTGACAATGACACCGGCGGAGCGCAGGGCGTGGCCTTGATCAATGAAGCCATGGCCAAACAGTTCTGGAAGAAAGGCGAAAATCCTGTAGGACAACAGATTCTGATCGGCCACGGCGTAGGACCGGAGTTTGAGGAGCCTGCAAGATTGATCGTTGGAGTAGTCGGCGACGTGCGGGATGGTGGGCTGAATCGCAATCCGGAGCCAAAGATGATCGTTCCGCTGGCCCAGATGACCGATGGACTGACGGAACTGAATTCCAAAGTGGCACCGATTTCGTGGATTATCCGAACCAAGGTGGAACCGCATCAACTGACAGCCATGGTAAGTGAAGAACTGCGCAAATCCAGCGGCGGTTTGCCGGTGGCGCGGGTTCGCTCCATGGAGGAGATCGTTGTGCGCTCAACCGCGCGCCAGGATTTTAATATGCTGCTGCTGTCGATCTTTGGCGGTTCAGCATTGATTCTGGCTGCGATTGGAATCTACGGACTAATGGCCTATTCCGTGCAGCAAAGGACACAGGAGATCGGCATTCGCATGGCGATGGGCGCAGATCGCGGACGCATCACAAAGCTGGTGGTATGGCAGGGAATGCGCCTGGCGCTGGCTGGAGTCGTGATCGGGATGGGCGCGGCTTTCGGACTGACTCACCTGATAGCCAGTCTGCTTTATGGAGTCAAAGGCTGGGACCCGTTTGTCTTTATAAGCGTGCCGATCATCTTGACCGGTGTAGCCCTGCTGGCCGTCTGGCTGCCTGCTCAGCGGGCTTCGCGGCTTAATCCAATGGAAGCTCTGCGGACGGAGTAG
- a CDS encoding sensor histidine kinase encodes MNQPEDSAGRTHMGEVPQTITETVELGDFAEQLSKVAIFADLTPEDLCGLSRAELLHIPVDGAILDPTDPVLAYFIVLEGEVSADRVEKDGSVFRLGVAKAGESFGEVLLLAGKPPTVRVFATSPSILLRFSEADFWNMMSCQPSIRKVVLSHMAQRMQAYQAEAAHREKLVSLGTLAAGLMHELHNPGSAAKRAASQLRANLLRLQELSFRFCDRKTTPEQVSCMRDLQAEAISHAHVTAMSSLEQSDAEEAMAEWLESAGVENAYKIAPSLVGIGLNPKALECTREAFANDGLSDPLNWLESLVSSVSLVDSIEDSVTRVSDLVMAVKKFAYDDRCTLRSVDVHDSIQSTLTMLGHKLRLKQVSVTKHFDASPASIQTSGVALSQVWTNLVDNAIDASPDGAQIEVRTWLEPKTLSTTALAEDHLCISITDHGIGIPAESLERIFEPFYTTKPVGKGTGLGLEIVHRIVTQSFGGKIVVDSQPGRTEFIVSLPRQETGVTC; translated from the coding sequence GTGAATCAGCCAGAAGACAGTGCGGGTAGAACTCACATGGGCGAAGTACCACAAACCATTACCGAGACAGTAGAACTCGGCGATTTTGCAGAACAACTGAGTAAGGTCGCTATTTTTGCAGACCTTACGCCCGAAGACCTCTGTGGGCTTAGCCGGGCAGAACTGCTCCACATCCCGGTGGATGGAGCAATCCTCGACCCGACGGACCCCGTCCTGGCCTATTTCATCGTCCTCGAAGGGGAAGTCAGCGCCGACCGGGTAGAAAAAGATGGCTCCGTCTTTCGGCTCGGCGTCGCCAAGGCCGGCGAGAGCTTCGGCGAAGTTCTGCTGCTGGCGGGCAAGCCCCCCACGGTTCGAGTCTTTGCCACTTCCCCCTCCATTCTGCTGCGTTTCTCAGAAGCGGATTTCTGGAACATGATGTCCTGCCAGCCATCGATCCGCAAGGTTGTATTGAGCCACATGGCTCAGCGCATGCAGGCTTATCAGGCTGAAGCTGCTCACCGCGAAAAGCTGGTGTCCCTGGGTACGCTGGCCGCAGGCCTCATGCATGAATTACACAATCCCGGCTCGGCGGCCAAGCGGGCCGCATCCCAGTTACGAGCCAACCTGCTTCGTCTGCAGGAGCTGAGTTTTCGCTTCTGCGACCGCAAGACGACCCCGGAACAGGTTTCCTGTATGCGCGATCTGCAGGCCGAAGCAATCAGCCATGCCCACGTTACGGCCATGAGTTCGCTGGAGCAATCCGACGCGGAAGAAGCGATGGCTGAGTGGCTGGAATCGGCGGGAGTCGAAAACGCCTACAAAATTGCCCCTTCGCTGGTAGGAATTGGGCTCAATCCCAAGGCCCTCGAATGCACGCGAGAAGCATTTGCAAACGATGGCCTCTCCGATCCGTTGAACTGGCTTGAATCCCTGGTTTCAAGCGTATCGCTGGTGGATTCCATCGAGGATAGCGTTACCCGGGTTTCAGATCTGGTGATGGCTGTTAAAAAGTTCGCCTACGACGACCGCTGCACTCTGCGCAGTGTCGATGTCCACGACAGCATCCAGAGCACTCTCACGATGCTGGGCCACAAGCTGCGCCTGAAGCAGGTAAGCGTAACAAAGCATTTCGATGCCAGTCCGGCAAGCATTCAAACCTCCGGCGTAGCGCTGAGTCAGGTATGGACCAATCTGGTAGACAATGCGATTGATGCCTCCCCTGACGGTGCGCAGATCGAAGTTCGTACATGGCTTGAGCCTAAAACGCTTTCCACCACAGCGTTAGCCGAGGATCATCTGTGCATTTCTATTACCGATCATGGCATCGGCATTCCAGCTGAATCACTTGAGCGTATTTTTGAGCCGTTTTATACCACCAAGCCAGTAGGCAAA
- a CDS encoding response regulator: MTRPILLAVDDDISVLEAVVQDLRRKYGSTYRIMRAGSGPAALDTLRQLKVRDEAVALLLSDQRMPGMTGVEFLETALEIYPKARRVLLTAYADTEAAIRAINSARIHYYLTKPWDPPEEKLYPVLDDLLQDWNAGYQPRFEGLRVIGHRWSLKDHQLRSFLSRNHVPYRWLDAAASDDAQQLLKERSLDPEALPVVLFSDGSSLVDPEQEALATRVGLRTQAAQDFYDIIVVGAGPAGLAAAVYGASEGLKTLVIEPEAPGGQAGSSSLIENYLGFPSGITGSDLGRRAHMQGVRFGAEFLTQRAVGMRVEGQYRFVVLSDGREVSSHVLLLATGVEYRRLDIPGVEHLTGRGVYYGAALVEAAACKDEDVFIVGGANSAGQAALHFAKFACKVTMLVRSNGLEASMSKYLIDEIARTPNIVIESNTRVLSAEGNGHLQSVRTCSPTGEMVREAGSLFVFIGAVPGTEWLPNVVLRDEKGFILAGPELKAAPGFAATWKQDRDPFLLETSVPGVFVAGDVRHGSVKRAASAVGEGSIAVQFAHQYLASF, translated from the coding sequence ATGACCAGGCCTATTCTTCTAGCAGTAGACGACGATATCAGTGTGTTGGAAGCGGTGGTGCAGGATCTCCGCCGTAAATATGGCTCGACATATCGCATCATGCGAGCCGGAAGCGGGCCTGCTGCCCTGGACACTCTGCGCCAGTTGAAAGTGCGCGACGAGGCCGTGGCCCTTTTACTCAGCGACCAGCGAATGCCCGGCATGACCGGCGTGGAGTTTTTGGAAACCGCGCTGGAGATTTATCCGAAAGCGCGCCGGGTGCTTTTGACGGCTTATGCCGATACAGAAGCCGCGATCCGCGCCATCAATTCCGCACGCATCCACTATTACCTGACCAAGCCCTGGGATCCGCCGGAGGAAAAACTCTACCCGGTACTGGATGACCTGTTGCAGGACTGGAACGCGGGCTATCAGCCAAGGTTTGAGGGACTGCGGGTGATCGGTCATCGATGGTCGCTCAAAGACCATCAATTGCGCAGCTTTCTCTCGCGCAATCACGTTCCTTACCGCTGGCTGGATGCGGCAGCAAGCGACGACGCGCAGCAGCTCCTGAAAGAACGCTCCCTGGACCCGGAAGCACTGCCAGTTGTGCTGTTTTCCGACGGAAGCTCACTGGTGGATCCGGAGCAGGAAGCTCTGGCCACGCGTGTAGGCCTGCGTACCCAGGCGGCACAGGACTTCTACGACATCATCGTCGTCGGTGCCGGACCGGCCGGACTGGCAGCGGCTGTTTACGGCGCGTCCGAGGGATTGAAAACACTGGTCATAGAACCCGAGGCTCCTGGCGGCCAGGCGGGCTCTTCTTCCCTGATTGAAAATTACCTCGGCTTTCCCTCTGGCATCACCGGATCGGATCTGGGACGGCGTGCACACATGCAGGGAGTCCGTTTTGGGGCTGAATTCCTGACCCAGCGTGCGGTCGGAATGCGCGTGGAAGGTCAATACCGCTTTGTCGTGCTATCGGACGGGCGCGAGGTTTCCAGCCATGTCCTGCTACTGGCAACCGGTGTGGAATACCGGCGATTGGATATTCCCGGAGTGGAGCACCTGACCGGCCGAGGAGTTTATTACGGAGCAGCGCTGGTCGAGGCCGCTGCCTGCAAGGACGAAGACGTATTTATCGTGGGCGGGGCCAACTCTGCCGGGCAGGCAGCGTTGCATTTTGCCAAATTTGCCTGCAAGGTAACCATGCTGGTTCGGTCGAATGGACTGGAAGCGAGCATGTCCAAGTACTTGATTGACGAAATCGCTCGTACGCCCAATATCGTGATCGAGTCCAATACGCGCGTACTCTCAGCCGAAGGCAACGGCCATCTTCAGTCCGTCAGAACCTGTAGCCCAACCGGTGAAATGGTACGCGAAGCGGGCTCTCTTTTCGTGTTCATTGGGGCTGTTCCGGGAACGGAATGGCTTCCAAACGTAGTTTTACGAGATGAAAAAGGGTTCATCCTTGCCGGACCGGAACTGAAAGCTGCACCGGGATTTGCAGCAACCTGGAAGCAGGACCGCGATCCGTTTCTGCTGGAAACGAGTGTTCCTGGTGTCTTTGTCGCCGGGGATGTTCGACATGGGTCGGTAAAGCGGGCTGCGTCGGCGGTAGGGGAAGGATCCATCGCCGTCCAATTCGCTCACCAGTATCTTGCGAGTTTCTAG
- a CDS encoding response regulator transcription factor, which translates to MNKVILADSQAIFRAGTAKVLAMDENLRIIAQCSDVERMMHAITTFPGAIVILASVLKPEIGRLNILLTSAGSRGIVIIENSESSAPYVQQGFHGVLFRNTSGSAMVECVRRVAAGEIWQPLQSAFVEMADEDMVGTRVRDRLTPKEMRIVALIVQGCKNREIATRLRTTEQVIKNYLRSIYDKTGVSDRLELALFTLHHRVLAEAAADVGSRIDAEERANTTEAVGKVESISRTGT; encoded by the coding sequence ATGAACAAAGTTATATTGGCTGATTCCCAGGCAATCTTCCGTGCGGGCACGGCCAAGGTGCTTGCGATGGATGAGAATTTGCGGATTATTGCTCAATGTTCCGATGTCGAGCGAATGATGCACGCGATCACTACATTTCCAGGAGCGATTGTGATCCTGGCCTCAGTTCTCAAGCCGGAGATAGGGCGTCTCAATATCCTGCTTACCAGTGCCGGCAGCCGTGGAATCGTCATTATCGAAAACTCCGAATCCTCGGCGCCTTATGTTCAGCAGGGATTTCACGGAGTGCTCTTTCGCAATACCTCTGGTTCGGCCATGGTGGAGTGCGTACGTCGCGTGGCCGCCGGTGAAATCTGGCAGCCCCTGCAATCAGCATTCGTCGAGATGGCGGATGAGGATATGGTCGGTACGCGCGTTCGAGATCGCCTGACGCCGAAAGAGATGCGAATTGTGGCTCTGATCGTGCAGGGATGCAAAAATCGCGAAATCGCTACCCGCCTCAGAACCACAGAGCAAGTGATCAAGAATTACCTGCGCTCCATTTATGACAAGACCGGTGTCAGCGATCGGCTGGAACTTGCGCTCTTTACCTTGCATCACCGCGTACTGGCAGAGGCCGCAGCGGATGTCGGCAGCCGAATCGATGCCGAGGAGCGAGCCAATACGACGGAAGCTGTCGGCAAAGTCGAGTCCATATCGAGAACCGGAACATAG